The following proteins are encoded in a genomic region of Bradyrhizobium sp. SK17:
- a CDS encoding amidohydrolase family protein, giving the protein MSDVIDRPMLDQETTAAARLRIIDCDIHPSIHAHSDLNEFLPKRWQQHLKEYGSHLRTPYIGTTPYPRSSPLIARRDAWPPTGGVPGSDLDFMRKQHLDPFDVEFGILQVLDLFIFSQQNLEFGAAIQRAINDWQLAFWAHRDPRLKASILVGQDGSDLGLAEIERCAKSGEYIQINVSPRANEPLGRRRYWPIYERAQALDLPLGIHVGGYGGHAPTGGGWPSYYCEEHQSNAHTVASNLTSLVLEGVPERFPKLKIVFIEGGFGWIPATMWRMDQHFERFRSEVPHLKRRPSEYVKQNFWFTTQPIDEPDEAKHLRQLIEWVGIDRLLFSSDYPHWDYDDARYAFKTPLTEAERRKIFNGNARAVYKF; this is encoded by the coding sequence ATGAGTGACGTCATCGACCGCCCGATGCTCGACCAGGAGACGACCGCTGCGGCGCGGCTCAGGATCATCGACTGCGACATCCATCCGAGCATCCATGCGCATAGCGACCTCAACGAGTTCCTGCCGAAGCGCTGGCAGCAGCATCTCAAGGAATATGGCAGCCATCTGCGCACGCCCTATATCGGCACCACGCCGTATCCGCGCTCCTCGCCCTTGATCGCACGGCGCGATGCGTGGCCGCCGACCGGCGGGGTGCCGGGCTCCGATCTCGACTTCATGCGCAAGCAGCATCTCGATCCGTTCGATGTCGAGTTCGGCATTTTGCAGGTGCTCGACCTCTTCATCTTCTCGCAGCAGAACCTGGAATTCGGCGCCGCGATCCAGCGCGCCATCAACGACTGGCAGCTCGCGTTCTGGGCGCATCGCGATCCCAGGCTGAAGGCCTCGATCCTGGTCGGGCAGGACGGCTCCGACCTCGGCCTTGCCGAGATCGAGCGTTGCGCCAAATCAGGCGAATACATCCAGATCAACGTCTCGCCGCGCGCCAACGAGCCGCTCGGCCGCCGCCGCTACTGGCCGATCTACGAGCGCGCGCAGGCGCTCGACCTGCCGCTCGGCATCCATGTCGGCGGCTATGGCGGGCACGCGCCGACCGGCGGCGGCTGGCCGTCCTATTACTGCGAGGAGCATCAGTCGAACGCGCATACGGTGGCCTCGAACCTCACGAGCCTGGTGCTGGAAGGCGTGCCGGAGCGCTTCCCGAAACTGAAGATCGTGTTCATCGAGGGCGGCTTCGGCTGGATCCCCGCGACGATGTGGCGGATGGACCAGCACTTCGAGCGCTTCCGCAGCGAGGTGCCGCATCTGAAGCGCCGGCCGAGCGAGTATGTGAAGCAGAATTTCTGGTTCACCACCCAGCCGATCGACGAGCCGGATGAGGCGAAGCATCTGCGCCAACTGATCGAATGGGTCGGCATCGACCGGCTGCTGTTCTCGTCGGACTATCCACACTGGGACTATGACGATGCCCGCTACGCCTTCAAGACGCCGCTGACCGAGGCCGAGCGGCGCAAGATCTTCAACGGCAATGCCCGCGCGGTTTACAAGTTCTAG